One part of the Gadus macrocephalus chromosome 8, ASM3116895v1 genome encodes these proteins:
- the ss18 gene encoding protein SSXT isoform X3 codes for MSVAFAPHRQRGKGDITPAGIQKLLDENNQLIQCIMDFQSKGKTAECSQYQQMLHRNLVYLATIADSNQNMQSLLPAPPTQNMSMGPGGMNQSGAPPQPPHSHNMPSEGMGSGGPPAPHMQGQMNGQMPGPNHMPMQGPGPGPNQPPNMPAGSMNMPPSSHGTMGGYNHAVPSSQGMPAQSQMNMTQGQPMGNYGPRPNMNMQPNQGPMMHQQPPSQQYNMPPGGTGQHYQGQQNPMGPPQQYPGQEDYYGDQYSHAGQGASEGNAQYVQNQEAYQQGPPQQQGYPPQQQYPGQQGYPPQQQGYGACPQHTFVLIL; via the exons TTACTAGATGAGAACAACCAACTGATCCAGTGTATAATGGACTTCCAGAGTAAAGGCAAGACTGCAGAATGTTCACA ATATCAGCAGATGCTCCACAGAAATCTAGTGTACCTGGCAACGATAGCAGACTCAAATCAAAACATGCAGTCCCTTCTACCAGCG ccgCCCACTCAGAACATGTCCATGGGCCCCGGTGGTATGAACCAGAGCGGAGCTCCCCCCCAGCCTCCACACAGTCACAACATGCCCTCGGAGGGCATGGGCAGCGGAGGGCCCCCGGCCCCGCACATGCAGGGCCAGATGAACGGACAGATGCCTG GACCTAACCATATGCCCATGCAAGGACCCGGACCCGGCCCCAACCAGCCGCCCAACATGCCCGCCGGGTCCATGAACATGCCCCCCAGCAGCCACGGAACCATGGGCGGCTACAACCACGCCGTCCCCTCCTCCCAGGGCATGCCGGCCCAGAGCCAGATGAACATGACTCAGGGCCAGCCTATGGGCAACTACGGCCCCCGGCCCAACATGAACATGCAGCCCAACCAAG GTCCCATGATGCACCAGCAGCCTCCCTCACAGCAGTACAATATGCCCCCTGGTGGCACCGGCCAGCACTACCAAGGCCAACAGAACCCCATGG GACCCCCACAGCAGTACCCAGGGCAGGAAGACTACTATGGCGACCAGTACAGTCACGCAGGACAGGGCGCCTCAGAAG GTAACGCGCAGTACGTCCAGAACCAGGAGGCGTACCAGCAAGGCCCGCCCCAGCAGCAAGGCTACCCACCCCAGCAGCAGTATCCCGGCCAGCAAGGCTACCCTCCGCAGCAACAGGGATACGGTGCGTGTCCTCAACACACTTTTGTTCTTATCCTCTAA
- the ss18 gene encoding protein SSXT isoform X2 — MSVAFAPHRQRGKGDITPAGIQKLLDENNQLIQCIMDFQSKGKTAECSQYQQMLHRNLVYLATIADSNQNMQSLLPAPPTQNMSMGPGGMNQSGAPPQPPHSHNMPSEGMGSGGPPAPHMQGQMNGQMPGPNHMPMQGPGPGPNQPPNMPAGSMNMPPSSHGTMGGYNHAVPSSQGMPAQSQMNMTQGQPMGNYGPRPNMNMQPNQGPMMHQQPPSQQYNMPPGGTGQHYQGQQNPMGMMGQVTQGNHVMGQRPMPPYRPPQQGNAQYVQNQEAYQQGPPQQQGYPPQQQYPGQQGYPPQQQGYGACPQHTFVLIL; from the exons TTACTAGATGAGAACAACCAACTGATCCAGTGTATAATGGACTTCCAGAGTAAAGGCAAGACTGCAGAATGTTCACA ATATCAGCAGATGCTCCACAGAAATCTAGTGTACCTGGCAACGATAGCAGACTCAAATCAAAACATGCAGTCCCTTCTACCAGCG ccgCCCACTCAGAACATGTCCATGGGCCCCGGTGGTATGAACCAGAGCGGAGCTCCCCCCCAGCCTCCACACAGTCACAACATGCCCTCGGAGGGCATGGGCAGCGGAGGGCCCCCGGCCCCGCACATGCAGGGCCAGATGAACGGACAGATGCCTG GACCTAACCATATGCCCATGCAAGGACCCGGACCCGGCCCCAACCAGCCGCCCAACATGCCCGCCGGGTCCATGAACATGCCCCCCAGCAGCCACGGAACCATGGGCGGCTACAACCACGCCGTCCCCTCCTCCCAGGGCATGCCGGCCCAGAGCCAGATGAACATGACTCAGGGCCAGCCTATGGGCAACTACGGCCCCCGGCCCAACATGAACATGCAGCCCAACCAAG GTCCCATGATGCACCAGCAGCCTCCCTCACAGCAGTACAATATGCCCCCTGGTGGCACCGGCCAGCACTACCAAGGCCAACAGAACCCCATGGGTATGATGGGCCAGGTCACCCAGGGGAACCATGTCATGGGCCAGAGGCCCATGCCACCTTACAGACCCCCGCAGCAAG GTAACGCGCAGTACGTCCAGAACCAGGAGGCGTACCAGCAAGGCCCGCCCCAGCAGCAAGGCTACCCACCCCAGCAGCAGTATCCCGGCCAGCAAGGCTACCCTCCGCAGCAACAGGGATACGGTGCGTGTCCTCAACACACTTTTGTTCTTATCCTCTAA
- the ss18 gene encoding protein SSXT isoform X1: MSVAFAPHRQRGKGDITPAGIQKLLDENNQLIQCIMDFQSKGKTAECSQYQQMLHRNLVYLATIADSNQNMQSLLPAPPTQNMSMGPGGMNQSGAPPQPPHSHNMPSEGMGSGGPPAPHMQGQMNGQMPGPGPGPNQPPNMPAGSMNMPPSSHGTMGGYNHAVPSSQGMPAQSQMNMTQGQPMGNYGPRPNMNMQPNQGPMMHQQPPSQQYNMPPGGTGQHYQGQQNPMGMMGQVTQGNHVMGQRPMPPYRPPQQGPPQQYPGQEDYYGDQYSHAGQGASEGNAQYVQNQEAYQQGPPQQQGYPPQQQYPGQQGYPPQQQGYGACPQHTFVLIL; this comes from the exons TTACTAGATGAGAACAACCAACTGATCCAGTGTATAATGGACTTCCAGAGTAAAGGCAAGACTGCAGAATGTTCACA ATATCAGCAGATGCTCCACAGAAATCTAGTGTACCTGGCAACGATAGCAGACTCAAATCAAAACATGCAGTCCCTTCTACCAGCG ccgCCCACTCAGAACATGTCCATGGGCCCCGGTGGTATGAACCAGAGCGGAGCTCCCCCCCAGCCTCCACACAGTCACAACATGCCCTCGGAGGGCATGGGCAGCGGAGGGCCCCCGGCCCCGCACATGCAGGGCCAGATGAACGGACAGATGCCTG GACCCGGACCCGGCCCCAACCAGCCGCCCAACATGCCCGCCGGGTCCATGAACATGCCCCCCAGCAGCCACGGAACCATGGGCGGCTACAACCACGCCGTCCCCTCCTCCCAGGGCATGCCGGCCCAGAGCCAGATGAACATGACTCAGGGCCAGCCTATGGGCAACTACGGCCCCCGGCCCAACATGAACATGCAGCCCAACCAAG GTCCCATGATGCACCAGCAGCCTCCCTCACAGCAGTACAATATGCCCCCTGGTGGCACCGGCCAGCACTACCAAGGCCAACAGAACCCCATGGGTATGATGGGCCAGGTCACCCAGGGGAACCATGTCATGGGCCAGAGGCCCATGCCACCTTACAGACCCCCGCAGCAAG GACCCCCACAGCAGTACCCAGGGCAGGAAGACTACTATGGCGACCAGTACAGTCACGCAGGACAGGGCGCCTCAGAAG GTAACGCGCAGTACGTCCAGAACCAGGAGGCGTACCAGCAAGGCCCGCCCCAGCAGCAAGGCTACCCACCCCAGCAGCAGTATCCCGGCCAGCAAGGCTACCCTCCGCAGCAACAGGGATACGGTGCGTGTCCTCAACACACTTTTGTTCTTATCCTCTAA
- the ss18 gene encoding protein SSXT isoform X4, with translation MSVAFAPHRQRGKGDITPAGIQKLLDENNQLIQCIMDFQSKGKTAECSQYQQMLHRNLVYLATIADSNQNMQSLLPAPPTQNMSMGPGGMNQSGAPPQPPHSHNMPSEGMGSGGPPAPHMQGQMNGQMPGPNHMPMQGPGPGPNQPPNMPAGSMNMPPSSHGTMGGYNHAVPSSQGMPAQSQMNMTQGQPMGNYGPRPNMNMQPNQGPMMHQQPPSQQYNMPPGGTGQHYQGQQNPMGMMGQVTQGNHVMGQRPMPPYRPPQQGPPQQYPGQEDYYGDQYSHAGQGASEGNAQYVQNQEAYQQGPPQQQGYPPQQQYPGQQGYPPQQQGYGPSRAPRAVPQLPQGQGQQYGPTAHLSRTPPGPAAAPYAYEQGQYGNYQQ, from the exons TTACTAGATGAGAACAACCAACTGATCCAGTGTATAATGGACTTCCAGAGTAAAGGCAAGACTGCAGAATGTTCACA ATATCAGCAGATGCTCCACAGAAATCTAGTGTACCTGGCAACGATAGCAGACTCAAATCAAAACATGCAGTCCCTTCTACCAGCG ccgCCCACTCAGAACATGTCCATGGGCCCCGGTGGTATGAACCAGAGCGGAGCTCCCCCCCAGCCTCCACACAGTCACAACATGCCCTCGGAGGGCATGGGCAGCGGAGGGCCCCCGGCCCCGCACATGCAGGGCCAGATGAACGGACAGATGCCTG GACCTAACCATATGCCCATGCAAGGACCCGGACCCGGCCCCAACCAGCCGCCCAACATGCCCGCCGGGTCCATGAACATGCCCCCCAGCAGCCACGGAACCATGGGCGGCTACAACCACGCCGTCCCCTCCTCCCAGGGCATGCCGGCCCAGAGCCAGATGAACATGACTCAGGGCCAGCCTATGGGCAACTACGGCCCCCGGCCCAACATGAACATGCAGCCCAACCAAG GTCCCATGATGCACCAGCAGCCTCCCTCACAGCAGTACAATATGCCCCCTGGTGGCACCGGCCAGCACTACCAAGGCCAACAGAACCCCATGGGTATGATGGGCCAGGTCACCCAGGGGAACCATGTCATGGGCCAGAGGCCCATGCCACCTTACAGACCCCCGCAGCAAG GACCCCCACAGCAGTACCCAGGGCAGGAAGACTACTATGGCGACCAGTACAGTCACGCAGGACAGGGCGCCTCAGAAG GTAACGCGCAGTACGTCCAGAACCAGGAGGCGTACCAGCAAGGCCCGCCCCAGCAGCAAGGCTACCCACCCCAGCAGCAGTATCCCGGCCAGCAAGGCTACCCTCCGCAGCAACAGGGATACG GTCCTTCCAGAGCGCCCCGGGCAGTACCCCAACTACCCCAGGGGCAGGGGCAGCAGTACGGGCCTACCGCCCACCTCAGCCGGACCCccccagggccagcagcagcgCCCTATGCCTACGAACAG GGCCAGTATGGAAATTACCAGCAATGA